One window from the genome of [Clostridium] celerecrescens 18A encodes:
- a CDS encoding secondary thiamine-phosphate synthase enzyme YjbQ — protein sequence MTLLTTEYNQMIRITGEIEQAVKESGIQNGIVNVISRHTTTGITVNESLECLESDISEFLARMAPEDWPYSHARMLREYGSTAGNPTGHLKSLLTGNHCHLIVSKGCIQKGGAQDVYFCEFDGPAQRTILIQVMGD from the coding sequence ATGACACTCCTGACAACGGAATACAACCAGATGATCCGGATCACCGGTGAAATCGAGCAAGCCGTGAAGGAAAGTGGAATTCAAAATGGAATTGTCAACGTAATCAGCAGACACACAACTACCGGAATTACGGTGAATGAGTCACTGGAATGCCTGGAAAGTGATATATCGGAGTTCCTGGCCAGGATGGCCCCAGAGGACTGGCCATACTCTCACGCCAGGATGCTGCGTGAGTATGGTTCTACGGCAGGCAATCCCACGGGTCACCTGAAATCACTTCTCACAGGGAACCACTGTCATCTGATTGTAAGCAAGGGCTGCATTCAAAAAGGTGGGGCTCAGGATGTTTACTTCTGCGAATTTGACGGACCGGCCCAGAGAACCATACTCATTCAGGTGATGGGGGATTAA